Proteins encoded together in one Papaver somniferum cultivar HN1 unplaced genomic scaffold, ASM357369v1 unplaced-scaffold_21, whole genome shotgun sequence window:
- the LOC113339472 gene encoding protein MAINTENANCE OF MERISTEMS-like, translating into MRNWPLQGIESTVGEVDYVIYLVKSTGMLPTVENLDLGYDKPLCSAFAERYYRETDTLHLPYGEMTITPNDAKFITGASIDGKAVKHKEYAQELEWDKIYAFTKEVFQRDEEMTKSQMLVVKAKHRIFHLSKLRELFSGTKKLCAEGKELLQPFKKIHKYSWGTAILAHSLNELRKTFRADRNQIGGNMNFLHAWIYLYFPIFAERAFKNKEWDGNFYGDMYIYKSKKKSQDVVYLKLRRQLNNLTTKDVVFDPYKGVCPK; encoded by the exons ATGAGGAATTGGCCACTGCAAGGAATAGAATCAACCGTTGGAGAAGttgattatgtaatctatctAGTCAAATCTACGGGGATGTTGCCTACGGTCGAGAATTTGGATCTTGGTTACGACAAacctctttgttccgcctttGCCGAGAGATATTACAGGGAAACGGATACTTTGCATCTTCCGTATGGAgaaatgacgataactccaaatgatgcgaagttcattacCGGGGCAAGCATAGATGGTAAAGCCGTGAAACACAAAGAGTACGCGCAAGAGCTTGAGTGGGACAAGATTTATGCGTTCACCAAGGAAGTGTTCCAACGGGATGAGGAGATGACTAAGTCACAAATGTTAGTAGTCAAAGCAAAGCATaggatattccatctctcgaaGTTGAGGGAACTCTTTAGTGGAACAAAGAAACTTTGTGCTGAGGGAAAAGAG TTGTTGCAACCATTTAAAAAGATTCACAAATACTCTTGGGGGACTGCTATCCTTGCACACTCATTGAACGAGTTGAGAAAGACTTTCAGGGCTGACAGGAACCAAATAGGAGGGAATATGAATTTTCTACATGCGTGGATATATTTGTACTTCCCAATATTTGCTGAAAGGGCTTTTAAGAACAAGGAATGGGATGGTAACTTTTATGGAGACATGTACATCTACAAGAGTAAGAAAAAGTCCCAAGATGTGGTTTATCTGAAATTGAGACGCCAGTTGAACAACTTGACgacgaaagatgttgtctttgaccCTTACAAGGGGGTTTGTCCAAAGTAA